A segment of the Gossypium hirsutum isolate 1008001.06 chromosome D10, Gossypium_hirsutum_v2.1, whole genome shotgun sequence genome:
TTCATTGCTTGCAACACTTGTAGACTAAATGATTTCCAGGCCATGTGACGGATAGCACGCGACTGCTACAAttaagattttgttttttttttgttttgttttgagtatcttttgtatttattttttactgTTGTTAAGATATAAACTTACATTCTTtccttgaaaatataaaaaatctttaTCTAGACCTAAAGGTCGAACCCCAACCATTGATAGACCAACCCATACGCTTTCACATCTTATTTTATAATCCACAAACAATGATGCGGTTTACTGATACCAATCCCAATCAGGGcttcaattatatattaaaatacaaaagtAAATCCAACCAAATGGTGCCTCCTCTCGCTTATCATAATAAACtaagaaacaaacaaaataaaagagaatcCAATGAGAGAAGTTGCACCGCAAAGCCAAACAGTCCTTTCGTGGTCCAACACATTTTTCTACTCCtttctttttttggttatttatttattgaagaGTATTATGCTGCAGTAAAAGCTACAGTTGAGAACTTCCGAATCTATTGTTCAACCAAATCTCCATCATAAAAGCTTTAAATTAAAGATACAAATTCCAGGCTGCAGCCAACCAGccatcaataataataataataataatgataatcatCTCTCAAATAACGTTTCTAACTACATTTAAGTGACATAAGAGAGAAGATCCACGTGCTTCGGATACTCAGACCCAAAAAAAGAATATAATATACCTGACCCGACCCAACCCATCTGGACCTACATTACATGCTTCATGTAAACTACAAAAGGAATCAAAATAACATGACACAAATACACATCCCTACAAAACTCAGATGAATCCCACCTCatcattaatatatttatatttatattatatatttcacACTCCTTaaacctactaacacaagaataAATCCAATGAATGTATTCAGAGTTTACAGCAAAACTGAGTATTGACCTCCAAgacccaattttcttttttttctttttgttattttttcaaaAGGCAAAACAGTTTAACGATGACATTCCCACCAGAAAGCTCACCACCAACAACTGTTAGCCTAATCTTTCCAAAGTTACACCCAACCAATATGCATCAGAAGATATACTTGGCTATGACGAAACCCCAGGCCGGTAGAAACAATTTCAGATGATTCCTGGTTTATTTCTCAGCGCCCGGTTTTGGGACGTTTCATTCCACTTGAATTAAAAGGTGAGACACTGCCGCTTGGACCCGGACTATCCTCTCTGAAGTTTGAATTTAGCATTGCCAGCTCCCGCAACTGCTGTCTCTTGATAAAATCTTGCGACTCATCCTACATATCACAATAAGTAGTTCAGGCAAAATAcaacatgaaaatatttattaacattaaaAGTTTAACAGCACAAATGCCTGCAGGGCAATAACAGTCCTGCAGCACAACCGGGAGGATGCCAAAGTTTCTAAGAGGGCAAAGAGCTTACACAAGCAAAAGTaggtaatttttttatgaaaaacaaaGGAGTTCGAAGATGGAAGCATATAAAAGAAAAACCTGAGACTGATAAACCTTCTACAAGAGAAGAACAAGATTGATGTACATACCACAGGTTTAAGTAATTCCTCTATGATTTCCTGTGCCTGTCTAAGCCGTGTATCAACAATATTAGCAGGCAAATCGGCCTCGATTAAGATGTGAAGCGGATCATTCAGGTGCTCATATCCAGGTCTACCTCTGAGCTTCTCTTCCTTCATATGGGAAAAGATGGGGAATTATTATTCAAAACCATTCAATTGTTATGTAAGAACACTATTACGAAAAAACAgacataaattttcaaaatataaagagaagataaaaaattgattatctttcaaaattttaatatcttttacAGAGGCTCCATGTGGCCATCCAGAAATTAGTTCATCTGATCTTCCTTGCCAGTTTCAACAGAATCCTAGTTGACATAGCAAAAGCTAATGGTTTTGGACTTTTACCTTGTCCGGATCCTTTATTGATCCTTTTCCTCTAATGTACACACGGCAGCCAGTAGTAGCTTCCACCCGCTTTAATGAATTTCCTCTAGGGCCTAGAAGTCGTCCAACAAAATTGAACTAACAAGGAAAGACAGACTCTAAACCTCAATACTCACAAAAGAGTTTTCATTcaattgaaatatgaaaaatataatcaATCAAAACTTAATCTAATGCACTAGCATTTTCCATATACAGCTTACGTTTGGATATGTATCAACAGGAATTTCAAGACGCAAAATCCTCTTCACAGTATATGAACTAGGGCTTGCTGGGGCACCTTGCCAGTCCATTGTCATCCCAGGTGGCCCACTTAGTCTCTGTCAAAATACAAAAAAGCGGCGGTACCACAAAAGATTAGAAGGCTAAATCCAAATAACAGGAGACAAGAATATGAAAACAAGTTTGAATTGAAACAACCCTTGTGGGAATACTTTCCCAATGCTTTATTAAGATCAGGTactaaaatgttacaaaaatATATTAGCATGTTAACCAATTGAAATAAGGGGAAAAAATTGAAGGGAAGAAATGTTGAAGGCATCATAGCACCAGAGACTTGGTTCTCATCTGAGTTACTTAAGATGGCCCAATGTTATGTAAAATATTGGAAACTAAACAATCATAGCATTTGAGTCATCAACCAGATGCAAAGCAATATGAAACTCAGATATTGACCTTTGACAGGAATGCTTCGTTTAGCGACAATTGCAGTTCTTATATAATGAATAGAACTTAGAAACCAAAATTGAAATCCATAGTTTTAGAACAGTCACATGGCATTTGGATTAACATGCATGCTCATGCAGAAAAGGCTCAGCACACACCAATGAATATTGAAATGGATCATGTGGGCAAGCCTTTTGTTTCTGCATTTTCCTGAATAGAGGAACAATACCTATAATGTGCCAAGATAAAGCATGAATGAAAAAGTAGCAGGCCCTTTGACATGGCCTGCAATTTGAAGCAAAAATAACAGTGTAGAAAGTGATTTAAAGGTTTTTGGACAAGCAATAAAGTGAGAACTTCAAACTTTATGTTTGTTTGTGGTCTTTATGCATCTCCTTTCCAATGTTTGACACTCAATTATAATGGTGTTTGCCAGAAATAATATTGATGCAAACGCCAGAGAACTGAAAGCATAAACATGTCACGTAGTTTTACTCAAACCATCAACTTATATGCAGGCTGTGTTTAAAAGAAAGAcgctaaattgaaaatttaagaatAGTAACCTCTTGGGTAAGACTATTCCAGCCGCCTAATCCAGTGCCAGAAACATTTGACATAAGGTTTGAAGAAGCCATGGGACTGGGGCTTCTATGCCTCAACCGGTCAAGGTCGCCAAATCCTTGGTTGGCCATCATTCCTGAGACTCGAAATATCTCTGCATATGAAAGACCATATATGTGAGAAACAGATGAAGGTATGAAAACATATCAATCCCTGAATTGAATATAGCATCCaaaatcaaattaaccatttcaaGGCAAGgcgataaaaataaaaaaggaatgtGAAGGCATCCTACAGTCTGAAAAAATACATAAACTTCTATTAGCTGCTAAACAAGGGATATTATTTCTTACACAAACTAATCAAGATAATTAGCTGTGCCTAGAGTAAAAGTCGGAGAATTTCTGAAATTCAAATTTAGAAGAGCAACTGATCTTGAGTAGTTTTCCTTGTTTACTTTTTCGCTTACACTACCAACCATGCAACATCTACTTCCTTTATACATTAGCTTACCTATATTACTCAAACTTTCTACTCAACGCAATAAGCTTTCTAAATCCAAACTTAAAAATCTTTTCATATGCATCTTTGAATACATAGCACCCGAAGGCTTGGAATTCTTCTTTATGATAATGGGTAAGGGGAAGGAGTTGTCACCTGGGATTTGATGATAACAAAAAAACTTAAAGCAACCTAAATCATTTGCCACTACACCATTGGCTAGTTGACTTAGGCTTGGAATTCTTAATAGTCAATAATTTGTGCCAGCCGAAGATGACGGTATTTCATGTGCCATTTAACTAAAACAACAGCGATCACTGAGTGACTCAGTTGTGGAACTAACAGAGCTATTTCCAGTTAAGGGCGCAATCCAAAACACAATGGCATCGGACCACGTAGCCAACAAACAAATATTGGGTTAAATACATGATCAGGCAGCCAATTCCACACCCATCAAGAGAATAGGTATAATAAAAAGGCAAACTTGAACATCTCAGCCCTACACTCAACCAGACTGATCTTGCATTGATAACTAAAACAAAGCCTAGATCAAGTAGTGACAAAGTAAATAACTAACCTTGATTTAACAGCCGGCTGCATATAGGAAGGACTTGCATGAAAGGTCCAAGCTTTTGATGCTCTGCCAACAGTTCTGATAAGTACTGACTGaggaaaagaaagggaaaaaaaacccaaaaaccccATATAGATTAAAAATTGGTAAACCcccaaaaggagaaaaaaaaaagaatcaaaattgaagaataaaaaagttgaaaagtgAAGTGCGTGATACCTGTCAACATCTGGAGTGGTTCTGATCTGTGGAGAAGCAGCTCTAGCAGGAGAAAAGTTGGAGTTATACAGACCTGACATAGCTTTGCCTTTTGATTTGGGGGGAttcaattcttttctttttttaaataaaatgaaaaaattttagtttttgaagAGGAAAAAATCAAGTTTGAGCTTCTGGcagagaagaaagaagaaaaacacaacaagaggggtGCAATAAGAGGCaacaatatatttatatataaaaatgataaaaaaatattataaaaaaaaaagaaaaaataaaaagaaattgtaGACAGCTTTCTGTCAAAATTGTGGGaaggaattgaaaatttttaaataaattattaaaatttccattattggtttttttaataaaattaaaagtgcAGTAAATAATTAAGAGCGGAAATAATTTTTTACTTACAGTAAAAGAATTAATGCTTCATTCTTAAtaaggaaaagagaaatgggagGGGAGGGGTGAAAGGGGCATAATTAGCCAAAACTAGGAGATAGAAGAAAGAGAGGTTTATTATTACAGCAGGGGAGGGGGGTGGGTGGGTGGAGGAATTAGAGTGTGCGGAGGGTAGCAGTGAAATTGGAAGATGGGGAGGGACAGGTGTCGGGCATGCAGAGGATCAGATGAGGGAGAGCCCACACACCAGGAAGAAGCCAATGGTGGAATTATAGTGATGGTTATGTGAATGCCAAATGCCAACGCAGCCTTAGCTGCCCACTGCTGTGCTGTGTGCCCCCTTCCTTTTTTTGTGAGTGTGTGTGGTTAATTAAACCTAGCACGGCGTCGTTCTGGGAATTGGTCTTaatatttcaacctttaaatagtaaaacaatgaatgaaaaaataaaaattcccttTTACGTAACGTAAATGTCACCTACTTACCTTATCATGTTGGTTTACCATATATAGTAGTAGTAGCtacctttttctttcttcctatTTCTTTGGATAGTGTATTTGCGGCACTCCTTCTCGACCGCTTTTCTCCTTTTCACCTCTCCTTCTGCCCAAACCAAAAtcaacattaaattttaaaataaatatttgattttcaGAAGGAGCTAatggatttaaattaaaataaaataaatttgtccATTTAAGTGGCTTTGCCATGCTGCCATAACCAataaatttattgtatttttattatttataattcataaattttggaaaaccaggttttaaatcttttttttataaactttaatcattcgaaaattttaaaataattgaaattaattttatttaaaaattagaatagAGCAAGTTATTTCAACCATATGTATATCATTCTATAAAGGTATGAACAATTTCTATGCGAACATAAATGCTCTAAGCTAGAATGCTAGGGGATTAAAGAGTCCCTTAGCATTATATCATTGCTCCCAGCTTATTAACAGATTTAAAGTTGATGTTTGTTCTTCTGATGTAAGATTAAGTCCAACCATGATAGATATAGAAACCTTTTATTTAGATGGAATTTTGACTCTTTTGTGGGAACTGATAGTAATGGACTTAGTGGAGGAACTGATTTATTTTGGAATACAAATGTGAAATGCTATGTTATTTCTATTAATGAATATAAGATATTTGGCTACATCAAGGAAAATAACTTCAAAACTTGGCTCACTTGAGTTTATGATAAACTCAAATTATCTGAATATAATGTGGTTTGGAATCAGCTTTTGGATTTCTCTAATTTTGTCAATGAAAATGGTAATTGGATCGCCTTAGGCAGTTTTAATCAAGTTATCTGATTTAAGGATAAACATTCTTCTCTTTCTAATGATTTGAAGGGAGCACCTGAACTGCTTTAGTGCCTTGAATCGTGAAATCTCTCAAAAATCCCAATATAAGGATCCTATTTTACTTAGACCAATAATCGTCAACAAAATGATGTTATTTGGGAAATGTTGGACAAGGCCTTTGCCAACAATCATTGTTTCAATGGTTGCTTCAACATTTTTGTTCTCAATCTCCCTGTCGCTTTCTTTGATCATGGTCCCATGAGAGTAtgcattaacaaaaatatttattttcagaAAAGACCTTATTGTTTCAAAGCTATGTGGACCCTTCATCCACAACGCAAGAAAGTGATAAAAAAGACTTGGAATGCACATAAAGAGGGATCTTTGGCCTTTAAGTTGTTGGGCAAGCTGAAAATCAGAAGCTCTTCCTTATGGAAATGGAATAAAGATGTTTTCGACGactttaacaaaagaaaaaaggacTTGGAAAATGACCTTATGGCAACTCAATCTAAGATCCCTTCTAATAATTCCATTAATCGGGAAAAATGATTAGAATGAACTTGTACAACTTGAGGAACAAGAATAACTTCATTGGTTGCATAAGTCTAGACTATAGTGGCACTCTTTAAGAAATAAGAACACAAAATTCTTTCATCTTACTACTAAGAAAAGAAGAGTTGTGAACAAAATTGAAGGTATTCATGACCCCTTTTGCAATATTTGGGTGGATAAACCCACGACTGTCAAACAGGTTTTCTCAATTATTTGAAAATCTCTATTGTTGTCCTACTCGGGTTAATAGAACGACCTTTCTTGATTGCCTAAGGGATTTAAATGTACCTTGCCTCTCCCAAAATGGCATTGACTACCTCAGCAAGCCCTTTATTACCTCTAATATTAAGAATGTTTTCTTTCAAATTGGTGCTCTTAAAGAACCAAGCATGTAACGCCCTAAACCCGACTCAATTTGCCAGGTCTGAATCTTGGGTATTACTTTACACAATACTTTGCAATTTAACAAAACAGTTTACAAATTTCTCATTCATTTGActactttattcattattttaactaaaagattTAACATCTAAAGACGAATGAAgtattttaattagtttattacatcAAACTTGATACAAATCATTACAATATAGAACTTTAATAAAAATAGACACATAAGATGTATCCCTAACTACACCGATTTTTCACTATATGCATAATAACCCAATCTGTCATATCTTTAACGTACCCCTGGTATCATTCCTCCTATTGCAATCTCCTCCAAAACCTGAAAATAAATAACAAGCCTTGTAAGTTCAAGAGAACTTAGTGAGCTTTATCACAGAATGACATTGacaaatattttatattcttatagGAACTTTTGTGTGCCAACCATTTTTCTAAACCATTTATTTCGGCCGGATACCATTACAGTTTAAACATACCCTTACACACCAACTATCATACTCTTATTTACACGTATCTTCCTTATCTAACTAACTGAATATCCTATCAgacatttcacaaatttttttaTCACGTATGCACTTTCCAACTGTACATACCCTCAAAGCCCACTTCTAAAAAACCATAACTTAACACGTATACTTATCTTACATTGTTGTTCATAGACATTCATCATGGGCGAGTACATATACGTTGCCGAATACTTACGTAGAACTAAATACCATTAAACTCATAGtccaaaatatattttggttCAATATGGCACAACCCATATTGATAATGTATTATATATAGAATCCCATAAACTCAAGATAACATTAACTCAGATTCAGAATaatttcaaaagatgatacagTACAACACAGATTTGCAGATTCCACATAATTTGGATTCAACTCTTATACAGTACAATACAATACGACTTTTataatatgtagcatcattcacaatagtggaattcataacctgagacatgggtaaatgatatcctctcattggcagtacatggttgatgaaatgtAAACGTGACCACGGGTCGTTCATCTTTGTGAtagatagtgattgactttttatgaaggaagatgtgataattaccatgagataaaataggatcatattgggagaacgaatattatcccaaagagattaaggatatcctatgagggtgacacacttatgacaaggtcatcaGACGAGCATTGATCAAGttactttcataatggtatgttgttagggagagttcagtcacgatactatagtggaatgacttcataactaaatgggtttataattaataggtgaaaatttgaaacttaattataaatcatttgagtctcAATTGGATATGTCTAATTGATTCCTCCGCTAGCTctttgaaactagaaatgaattgcatgatgAATCAAATAAgcaaaaatgaatagaaatggtgaaatggagaaatatgaaacatttggaaattattaaggttttattaaaaatgaaatcatttggaaatgaatatggttttctccaaaatggaaatgaaaatgagaaatgagaaatgagaaatgaatttatttataaatgaaCAAGGAGTTCTCAAAAATGAAAGTAAGATTAAGTTTATGTTTTCAAGCTATtttaaagcccaaaaatgaaaataaatcatacaATCGTAGTAAACAAGTTGaatggtgaaatattaaatatattttctcggAAGTtatttactaggggtaaaattgagatgagaaaattatttaatataaatattgaagtttattttgggaaatagaaaaacaaaatccgGTTGAATCAGATTATAAAGTACTAGGTCAAAAAGCCTAAGAAATAttcgtaattggacccgatgtgagagaggcccaaaattCCCTTATGAAATATGAAGGGGcaacaaccctagtaggaattCTAGGGGTGTGTCGCCCACCCTAATCCTACTTTGAGTAGGGagtgtttttctatttgaaataaacttctcTAATTTAACAAGGAttctaccttctctccctataaatagatggcgaCGGTAgggctattaacacaacttttcgGATATCGTTATTCTGCTAAAAAATAGATAGAGTTTTATtctctaagaattaaatatattttctaaaataaaattttgccattttctatttgagaagagaaattttgttttcacccaaaaagaaaagaaaactatttctatttttgtgtttgattcgaattGTATGAGCCCACATTCGAAGCAATTCATGGTATGAGAACAACAAagaattttgtttggttgaaagttaGAAATGACAAGGATTCATCTATCTGAAAACTCAGGTACGattttagtttagggtttattgATATAAATTCACAAACTgggtcagttttcaaaatttttattttttgtgtaaaaaaattattttcaaactgAATTTTTTCCAACATGTTCTTCCAACCTTTCCTTTTCAAAATGCTTTTATTATTGGGCGTTTCATTTATGGTAATATTATTATTCCTAGAGAGATTATTCACTTCTttagaagaaaaacaaaaggaaaaggtTCTCTTGttgcttttaaaattgacatgtgtgaagccTTTGATAGGGTTAATTGGGACTTCCTGCACTCTATTCTTGAATTCATGGGCTTTGATCAAAATTGAATCAATCTTATTTACCAATGCATTTCCACTACCTCTTATCATGTCCTTGTTAACGATTCTCTTTCAAAAGGCTTCTGTCCTAATAAGGGTTTGGGCCAAGAGGACCATCTCTCCCCTTATCTCTTCATTCTTTGTATGAACATTCTTTCTCTCATGCTCCAAAAAGCTTAATCAGATAGATttattaatgataataaaatttctaaaaacatACCTCCTATAAATCATATTCTCTTTGTTGATGACTTCTATATCTTATTCAATGCTTCTGTTTAGGTATGCAGATCTTTTAAAGCTTTACTTATGAAATTTTGCTCTCTCTTGGGTCTCCAAATCAACTCCAccaaatctaaaatctttctCAGCCCTTTGACAAATATTCAAGTGAAAATATGGTTTGGTGGCATTTTTAATGCCAAAAAAGTTGACTTTCCTAGAAAGTATTTGGAACTTAAACTGGGAAGAATTCAAAGGAACAAATACTTCTTTCATAGTTTATTGGACAAGATCAACATTATTGGCTTCATGGAAATTGAAATGACTATCATCTACCGAAAGGCTTACTCttattaaatttacaatttattcctttcCACTCTACCCTCTTTCTATTTTTAAACCCCTATCAAATATCTGTGGTAAAATTGATATGAGAACTAAAGCTTTCTTGCGGGGTCATGATTCTAATACCAAAAAACTTCATCCTTGAAATTGGGGCACCCTATCTGCAC
Coding sequences within it:
- the LOC107914513 gene encoding KH domain-containing protein At2g38610, yielding MSGLYNSNFSPARAASPQIRTTPDVDSQYLSELLAEHQKLGPFMQVLPICSRLLNQEIFRVSGMMANQGFGDLDRLRHRSPSPMASSNLMSNVSGTGLGGWNSLTQERLSGPPGMTMDWQGAPASPSSYTVKRILRLEIPVDTYPNFNFVGRLLGPRGNSLKRVEATTGCRVYIRGKGSIKDPDKEEKLRGRPGYEHLNDPLHILIEADLPANIVDTRLRQAQEIIEELLKPVDESQDFIKRQQLRELAMLNSNFREDSPGPSGSVSPFNSSGMKRPKTGR